From Pseudomonas sp. G.S.17, the proteins below share one genomic window:
- the mksB gene encoding Mks condensin complex protein MksB, with protein sequence MIEPKRVLRALAEHWALLEPLCEHFDQGTLSLSELRLQLAAQQMDSTPQDITNLLDVWIRLDILVPVAKSPNRFELNAQIHDFLSYLRREHRLGLCLEIEAYLRHLERLAGYIQDAFDIRDADDLARQLRLLDMRVRDVLKKLANDEQALVAVADRAKTSDRQIPLRQRYAEVLATWDEYIEPMIQLVNADGAFEQGVRKVENVLLRMLTEQQRLGHLVDDDMLLRTHARILEMQTSAQLTLRHARELLLPLREEARRHNAVTRGAALALSAIRRKGLDAVPQAAMPMFTRPQSTFLGSASQVEAYVYALARFEPKPAKFPKANAKRKGEPPQAPRTVKEMLERCEDALPLPDLMVWLLEQEPDGATDELLYWFSRLSRDKRFARERLERRDYFTQEHQVSLSSFALLSSRDEQPGNPVNAS encoded by the coding sequence ATGATCGAACCTAAGCGCGTCTTGCGCGCCCTTGCCGAACACTGGGCGCTTCTTGAGCCATTGTGCGAACACTTCGACCAAGGCACCTTGAGCTTGAGCGAATTGCGCCTGCAACTGGCCGCACAACAGATGGACAGCACGCCGCAGGACATCACCAATCTGCTAGATGTGTGGATTCGTCTGGATATCCTGGTCCCCGTGGCCAAAAGCCCCAATCGTTTCGAACTCAACGCGCAGATCCACGACTTCCTGTCCTATCTGCGTCGCGAGCACCGTTTGGGCCTGTGCCTGGAAATCGAAGCCTATCTGCGCCATCTCGAGCGATTGGCGGGCTACATTCAGGATGCATTCGATATTCGCGACGCCGATGACCTCGCCCGGCAGCTGCGCCTGCTGGACATGCGCGTGCGCGACGTCCTGAAAAAACTCGCCAACGACGAACAGGCTCTGGTGGCTGTTGCCGATCGGGCCAAGACCAGCGACCGGCAGATCCCCCTGCGACAGCGCTATGCCGAAGTGCTGGCGACCTGGGACGAATACATCGAACCGATGATTCAACTGGTGAATGCCGACGGCGCGTTCGAACAAGGCGTGCGCAAGGTCGAGAATGTGCTGCTGCGCATGCTCACCGAACAGCAGCGACTCGGCCATCTGGTGGACGACGACATGCTGCTGCGCACCCACGCGCGCATCCTCGAAATGCAGACCAGCGCCCAGTTGACCTTGCGGCACGCACGGGAACTGCTGCTGCCACTGCGCGAGGAAGCTCGTCGGCATAACGCTGTTACCCGTGGCGCGGCGCTGGCACTGTCGGCGATTCGCCGTAAAGGTCTGGACGCCGTGCCGCAAGCGGCGATGCCGATGTTCACTCGTCCGCAAAGCACCTTTCTGGGCAGCGCGAGCCAGGTCGAGGCTTACGTATACGCTCTGGCGCGCTTCGAACCCAAGCCGGCCAAATTCCCCAAGGCCAACGCCAAGCGCAAAGGCGAGCCGCCACAAGCGCCGCGCACGGTCAAGGAAATGCTGGAGCGTTGCGAAGACGCCCTGCCACTGCCAGACCTGATGGTCTGGCTGCTCGAGCAGGAGCCGGACGGCGCTACTGATGAATTGCTGTATTGGTTCTCGCGCCTGTCGCGGGACAAACGCTTCGCTCGTGAACGCCTCGAACGACGCGATTATTTCACTCAGGAGCATCAGGTCAGCCTGAGCTCTTTTGCCCTGCTCTCCAGCCGTGATGAGCAGCCAGGGAATCCAGTCAATGCATCTTGA
- a CDS encoding energy transducer TonB, which translates to MLNESRRRAYMTAMQVVNWLPRTELPFAAPSRPELLEPLLAVEDVQAIAIPQITERAAVAEPSVAPARPVERPKIEVPRPSLASTRAPAAVVEAAAPAPVKAPVVPPPRFALQLLRAGRCLLLVELPTGQAFQSRDPSYLLLKDMLRAAGLPDSPQIIGEPVRWPLLVRGNLDQGPEAARDFVQGFVSARLEDEPCACLWLIGLPSVRFAGEANAESYNNELQVDGLGSAWALPGLELLMDEPQRKADVWQAMRRLMARWKPIDE; encoded by the coding sequence TTGCTAAACGAGTCCCGCCGCCGCGCTTATATGACCGCCATGCAGGTGGTCAATTGGCTGCCGCGCACTGAATTGCCCTTTGCTGCACCGTCACGGCCTGAGCTGCTTGAACCGCTGCTTGCGGTCGAGGACGTGCAGGCCATCGCCATCCCGCAGATTACCGAGCGCGCAGCGGTTGCCGAGCCTTCCGTAGCACCTGCGCGTCCCGTCGAGCGGCCGAAAATCGAAGTGCCGCGTCCGTCGCTGGCCAGCACCCGTGCGCCTGCTGCGGTTGTCGAAGCTGCCGCGCCTGCTCCGGTGAAAGCGCCTGTCGTGCCGCCACCGCGCTTTGCGCTGCAACTCCTGCGCGCCGGGCGATGCCTGCTGCTGGTGGAGTTACCCACAGGCCAGGCGTTCCAGAGTCGCGATCCGTCTTATTTGTTACTGAAAGATATGCTGCGCGCCGCCGGTTTGCCGGACAGCCCGCAAATCATCGGCGAGCCGGTGCGCTGGCCGCTGCTGGTCAGGGGCAATCTGGACCAGGGGCCGGAAGCCGCGCGTGATTTTGTGCAAGGTTTCGTCTCGGCACGCCTTGAAGATGAACCCTGCGCCTGCCTGTGGCTGATTGGCTTGCCTTCGGTGCGCTTTGCCGGGGAAGCCAATGCTGAATCCTATAACAATGAACTTCAGGTCGATGGCCTGGGTTCAGCCTGGGCTTTGCCGGGTCTGGAATTATTAATGGACGAGCCTCAACGCAAGGCGGATGTCTGGCAAGCCATGCGTCGGCTGATGGCGCGCTGGAAACCGATAGATGAGTGA
- the rimI gene encoding ribosomal protein S18-alanine N-acetyltransferase, which yields MSDAVTFRPMTEADLDAVLKIEYAAFSHPWTRGIFLDGLKSYEIWLMFEGAQQVGHGVVQVIIDEAHLLNITVKPESQGRGLGLRLLEHLMSRAYALNARECFLELRDSNRPAYRLYERFGFNEIGRRRDYYPAVGGREDALVMACTLFE from the coding sequence ATGAGTGACGCAGTAACTTTCCGCCCGATGACCGAGGCGGATCTCGACGCCGTATTGAAGATTGAGTACGCCGCCTTCAGCCATCCCTGGACGCGGGGCATCTTTCTCGATGGGCTCAAGTCTTATGAAATCTGGCTGATGTTCGAAGGTGCCCAGCAGGTCGGGCATGGCGTTGTGCAAGTCATCATTGACGAAGCGCATCTGCTCAACATCACCGTCAAACCTGAAAGCCAGGGCCGAGGTTTGGGGCTGCGCCTGCTTGAGCATCTGATGTCCCGGGCTTATGCGCTCAATGCCCGCGAATGCTTTCTCGAACTGCGCGACAGCAATCGCCCGGCTTATCGCTTGTATGAGCGCTTTGGCTTCAACGAGATTGGTCGACGTCGGGATTACTACCCTGCGGTTGGCGGGCGTGAAGATGCGCTGGTGATGGCCTGCACGTTGTTTGAGTAA
- a CDS encoding serine kinase/phosphatase → MTDSRRPFDATQPEPIDDNEDRMGSMEELDFDEEEPSARIGDLMPEDELAHEIPEKRVREAGMTGASTPDHHPTDDDLDPEMLIREDGARSAKEAGEDNPADFELSVVDEDDIGGGDGLDEAELGRLDPLDGKPEK, encoded by the coding sequence ATGACTGATTCACGCCGTCCGTTCGATGCCACCCAACCCGAGCCTATCGATGACAACGAAGACCGTATGGGCTCAATGGAAGAACTGGACTTTGACGAGGAAGAACCGAGCGCCCGCATCGGCGATCTGATGCCCGAGGACGAACTGGCGCATGAGATCCCGGAAAAACGTGTGCGGGAAGCCGGTATGACGGGCGCATCGACACCCGATCATCACCCTACCGACGACGACCTGGATCCAGAAATGCTGATCCGCGAAGACGGCGCCCGCTCTGCCAAGGAAGCAGGCGAAGACAACCCGGCGGACTTCGAGCTGAGCGTGGTCGATGAGGACGATATCGGCGGCGGCGATGGTCTGGATGAAGCGGAGCTGGGCCGTCTTGACCCGCTGGATGGCAAGCCGGAGAAGTGA
- the can gene encoding carbonate dehydratase, protein MNELQDLIDNNERWADAITKEDPEFFAKLARQQTPEYLWIGCSDARVPANEIVGMLPGDLFVHRNVANVVLHTDLNCLSVIQYAVDVLKVKYILVTGHYGCGGVRASMQDRQLGLIDGWLRSIRDLYYENREALAKLPTEEERVDRLCELNVIQQVANVGHTSIVQNAWHRGQSLSIHGCIYGIKDGRFKSLNATISGFEQLPPQYRLRPQGV, encoded by the coding sequence ATGAACGAGCTACAAGACCTGATCGACAACAACGAACGTTGGGCTGATGCGATCACCAAGGAAGATCCCGAGTTTTTCGCCAAGCTGGCACGGCAGCAAACCCCGGAATACCTTTGGATCGGTTGCTCGGATGCGCGCGTCCCTGCCAACGAAATCGTCGGCATGTTGCCAGGTGACTTGTTTGTGCACCGCAACGTAGCCAACGTCGTGCTGCACACCGACCTCAATTGCCTGTCGGTGATCCAGTACGCCGTCGACGTACTCAAGGTCAAATACATTCTGGTCACCGGCCACTACGGTTGTGGCGGCGTGCGCGCGTCGATGCAAGACCGTCAGCTGGGCCTGATCGACGGCTGGTTACGCTCGATTCGTGACCTGTATTACGAGAACCGCGAAGCGCTGGCGAAGCTGCCGACCGAGGAAGAACGAGTCGACCGTTTGTGCGAGCTCAACGTTATTCAGCAAGTGGCGAACGTCGGTCACACCAGTATTGTGCAGAACGCCTGGCATCGCGGGCAGAGCCTGTCCATCCACGGTTGCATCTATGGCATCAAGGACGGTCGCTTCAAGAGCCTGAACGCGACCATCAGCGGCTTCGAGCAACTACCACCGCAATATCGGTTGCGACCGCAGGGGGTCTAA
- a CDS encoding methyl-accepting chemotaxis protein → MLRRVKITQRLVLCFSITALLMVALGVFCLLQMQAIRNQGEAVESGSLPSIAMADAIAINLVKLRGETSRLIANADDPGAVVSSKINVEQLKNEVEKGFAEYLGHVKDATERDSLVALQDAYKAFIPGLYDEITLIEQRKLDDARMLSNTMLSLQGDLMDMQVQLLRELNKQSAAAAVEKASNSFEQTRIIALSAIGIALALTLLLAWRLSVSIIRPVRQALQIASTIASGDLSPQTIPEGKDETAQLLSMLGQMRGNLHGTIEQIYAAATQLSQSVQEMSTISEASAENLRLQNSEIEQAAVAVNQMSQAAVEVAGNASNTATESLASSDAAAKGQLRLSDTIVSIKQLTGNVLETSHQAEGLAERTLSISKILDVIRAIANQTNLLALNAAIEAARAGEAGRGFAVVADEVRSLAQRTSASTTEIEGLITGVQQSTQETASALRLTANQANLTLEQAAATGEALTVIISSTSTINDRNLLIASAAEQQAQVAGEVDRNLSSIRDLSNQSASGAQQTTMASNALSMLATDLKAMVQRFVL, encoded by the coding sequence ATCTTGCGCCGCGTCAAAATCACGCAACGCCTAGTGCTGTGTTTCAGCATCACGGCGCTGTTGATGGTCGCGCTAGGGGTGTTTTGTCTGCTGCAAATGCAGGCGATCCGCAATCAGGGTGAAGCGGTGGAAAGCGGCTCGCTGCCCAGCATCGCCATGGCCGATGCCATTGCCATCAATCTGGTGAAACTGCGCGGCGAAACCTCGCGCCTGATCGCCAACGCCGACGATCCAGGCGCGGTAGTCAGCAGCAAAATCAACGTCGAACAGCTCAAGAACGAAGTCGAAAAAGGTTTCGCCGAATACCTTGGCCATGTCAAAGACGCCACTGAGCGCGACTCATTGGTTGCCTTGCAAGACGCCTACAAAGCCTTCATTCCTGGTCTCTATGACGAAATCACCCTGATCGAGCAGCGCAAGCTCGACGACGCCCGCATGCTCTCCAACACCATGCTGTCCTTGCAGGGCGACCTAATGGACATGCAAGTGCAACTGCTGCGCGAACTCAACAAGCAAAGCGCCGCCGCGGCGGTGGAAAAGGCCAGCAACAGTTTTGAGCAAACCCGCATTATCGCCCTGAGCGCCATCGGCATTGCCCTGGCATTGACCCTGCTGCTGGCCTGGCGTCTGAGCGTCAGTATTATTCGCCCGGTGCGTCAGGCGTTGCAGATCGCCAGCACCATTGCCAGCGGCGACCTGAGCCCGCAAACCATCCCCGAAGGCAAGGACGAAACCGCCCAGTTGCTGAGCATGCTCGGCCAAATGCGCGGCAACCTGCACGGCACAATCGAGCAGATTTACGCAGCGGCAACGCAGCTTTCCCAGTCGGTACAGGAAATGAGCACCATCTCCGAAGCCAGCGCGGAAAACCTGCGGCTGCAGAACTCGGAAATCGAGCAGGCGGCGGTTGCCGTCAATCAGATGAGCCAGGCGGCCGTGGAAGTGGCAGGCAACGCCAGCAATACCGCGACGGAATCCCTGGCCTCCAGCGATGCGGCCGCCAAAGGCCAGCTGCGCCTTTCGGACACCATCGTTTCGATCAAGCAACTGACGGGCAATGTGCTGGAAACGTCGCATCAGGCCGAAGGCCTGGCTGAACGTACGCTGAGCATCAGCAAGATCCTCGACGTGATCCGTGCCATCGCCAATCAGACCAACCTGTTGGCACTTAACGCAGCGATTGAAGCGGCGCGGGCCGGGGAAGCCGGACGCGGATTTGCCGTGGTCGCCGATGAAGTGCGCTCACTGGCGCAGCGCACCAGTGCCTCCACCACCGAGATCGAAGGGTTGATCACCGGCGTGCAGCAAAGCACCCAGGAAACCGCCAGCGCACTGCGCCTTACTGCAAATCAGGCAAATCTGACGCTTGAACAGGCGGCGGCCACCGGCGAGGCATTGACGGTCATCATCAGTTCGACTTCGACCATCAACGACCGCAACCTGCTGATTGCCAGCGCCGCCGAGCAGCAGGCCCAGGTGGCTGGCGAAGTCGACCGCAACCTGAGCAGCATTCGCGACCTGTCCAACCAATCCGCTTCCGGCGCCCAGCAAACCACCATGGCCAGCAATGCCCTGTCGATGCTGGCGACCGACCTCAAGGCCATGGTTCAGCGGTTTGTTCTCTGA
- a CDS encoding sulfite exporter TauE/SafE family protein, with translation MDFGGLGLVVAGLVVGFIVGMTGVGGGSLMTPILLWFGINPATAVGTDLLYAAITKSGGVWVHRKNQNIDWSITGWLTLGSVPAVLLTLWFLSTLHTSPDAMNAVIKQALGVVLLLTALAVFFKKRLLAFAHNRAGGHYNPSGPSLNALTVLTGLILGTMVALTSIGAGALGTVALFILYPFLPTRRLVGTEIAHAVPLTLVAGLGHASMGNMDWGILGYLLMGSLPGIYIGSHLSGKVSDDVLRPCLATMLAFIGYKLVF, from the coding sequence ATGGATTTTGGTGGTTTGGGGTTAGTGGTCGCAGGCTTGGTGGTTGGATTCATCGTCGGCATGACTGGCGTGGGCGGCGGCTCCCTGATGACTCCGATTCTGCTGTGGTTTGGCATCAACCCTGCCACGGCGGTGGGCACCGATTTGCTGTATGCGGCGATTACCAAATCCGGCGGCGTGTGGGTCCACCGCAAAAACCAGAACATCGACTGGTCCATTACCGGCTGGCTGACGTTGGGCAGTGTCCCGGCGGTACTGCTGACGTTGTGGTTCCTGAGCACGTTGCATACCTCCCCGGACGCGATGAATGCCGTTATCAAGCAGGCGTTGGGCGTCGTTCTTTTGCTCACCGCGCTCGCCGTATTCTTCAAGAAACGGCTACTGGCTTTTGCGCACAATCGCGCAGGCGGCCACTACAACCCAAGCGGCCCAAGCCTCAATGCGTTGACGGTGCTGACCGGTCTGATCCTCGGCACCATGGTCGCCCTGACCTCCATCGGCGCCGGCGCCCTGGGCACCGTGGCGTTATTCATCCTCTACCCTTTTCTGCCCACCCGCCGCCTGGTCGGTACCGAAATCGCCCACGCGGTACCGCTGACGTTGGTCGCAGGCCTGGGTCACGCGAGCATGGGCAACATGGATTGGGGCATCCTCGGTTATTTGCTGATGGGCTCGTTGCCGGGCATTTACATCGGCAGTCACTTGTCCGGCAAGGTTTCGGACGACGTCCTGCGTCCTTGCCTGGCAACAATGCTGGCGTTCATCGGCTACAAGCTGGTTTTTTAA
- a CDS encoding DUF3077 domain-containing protein: protein MTNFTLVPPPNIEDALNHASELLQCAAATAYESGDRLSGPDRHLVFSVMHLVELARTVIDQSVIKLEKLA from the coding sequence ATGACGAATTTCACACTTGTTCCTCCTCCAAACATCGAAGACGCCCTGAACCACGCATCCGAGCTGCTGCAATGTGCAGCGGCAACGGCCTATGAAAGCGGCGACCGTTTGAGCGGACCCGACCGGCATCTGGTGTTTTCAGTGATGCATCTGGTCGAGCTTGCCAGAACCGTTATCGATCAATCCGTGATCAAGCTGGAGAAACTCGCCTGA
- a CDS encoding glucarate dehydratase family protein: MKIKRVTVTPIAFRDPPLLNASGIHEPFALRSIIEIESDNGYIGLGESYGDAPALLIQQQLQNQLIGLDPFNLNQLRTIVQATVAANKPASIAGAELAPGSHASKAVSNAYSAFEVAFLDLQAHYLNVPLVDLLGGAIRDEIPFSAYLFFKYAEHVDSPYKPDSWGEALNEEQIVAQARRMIEAYGFKSIKLKAGTLPPEHEVSCIKALKKAFPGFPLRIDPNGNWSLETSIRMAELLGDDLQYYEDPTPGLEGMSELHKRTGLPLATNMVVTDFDEFRRSVALNSVQIVLADHHYWGGLRDTQALAKMCDTFGLGVSMHSNSHLGISLMAMAHVAASVPNLDYACDTHYPWQEPDEEVIKGGKLPIVDGCVKITRAPGLGLELDRDQLAKLHDQFLTCGIRQRDDVKQMQRYKPDWKAVKPRF; the protein is encoded by the coding sequence TTGAAAATCAAACGAGTCACCGTCACGCCAATTGCCTTTCGTGATCCACCGTTGCTCAACGCCAGCGGTATCCACGAACCCTTTGCCCTGCGCTCGATCATCGAGATCGAAAGCGACAATGGCTATATCGGGTTGGGCGAAAGCTACGGCGATGCCCCGGCGCTGTTGATCCAGCAGCAACTGCAAAACCAGCTGATCGGCCTCGACCCGTTCAATCTCAACCAGCTGCGCACCATCGTCCAGGCAACTGTCGCCGCCAACAAACCTGCGAGCATCGCCGGAGCGGAACTGGCACCCGGCTCCCACGCCAGCAAAGCCGTCAGCAACGCTTACTCGGCGTTCGAAGTCGCGTTCCTCGACTTGCAGGCGCATTACCTGAACGTGCCATTGGTTGACCTGCTGGGCGGCGCGATCCGCGATGAAATCCCGTTCAGTGCCTACCTGTTTTTCAAGTACGCCGAGCACGTTGATTCGCCCTACAAACCAGACAGCTGGGGCGAGGCGCTGAACGAAGAACAGATCGTCGCCCAGGCGCGGCGCATGATCGAGGCGTACGGCTTCAAGAGCATCAAACTCAAGGCCGGCACACTGCCGCCGGAACATGAAGTGTCGTGCATCAAGGCGCTGAAAAAAGCCTTCCCCGGTTTTCCGCTGCGCATTGACCCGAACGGCAACTGGTCACTGGAAACTTCGATTCGCATGGCCGAACTGCTGGGCGATGACTTGCAGTATTACGAAGACCCGACGCCGGGCCTGGAAGGCATGTCCGAACTGCACAAACGCACCGGCCTGCCGCTGGCGACCAATATGGTGGTCACCGACTTCGACGAATTCCGCCGCAGCGTAGCGCTGAACAGCGTGCAGATCGTGCTGGCTGACCACCATTATTGGGGCGGTCTGCGCGACACTCAGGCGCTGGCGAAAATGTGCGACACCTTCGGTCTCGGCGTGTCCATGCATTCCAACTCGCACCTGGGCATCAGCCTGATGGCCATGGCCCACGTCGCGGCCTCGGTGCCGAACCTCGATTACGCTTGCGACACCCACTACCCGTGGCAGGAACCCGACGAAGAAGTGATCAAGGGCGGCAAGCTGCCGATTGTCGATGGCTGCGTAAAAATCACCCGCGCGCCGGGACTGGGCCTTGAACTGGATCGCGATCAGCTAGCCAAGCTGCACGATCAATTCCTCACCTGCGGCATTCGCCAGCGCGATGACGTGAAGCAAATGCAGCGTTACAAACCAGACTGGAAAGCCGTCAAACCCCGCTTCTGA
- a CDS encoding MFS transporter, with amino-acid sequence MNTVQTPTDATPLARAAAKVKRHVLPLFVIMFIVNYIDRVNIGFVRSHMETDLGIGAAAYGLGAGLFFVGYAIFEVPSNMLLQRYGARAWLTRIMFTWGAAAMAMAFVQGETSFYVLRFILGAAEAGFFPGIIYYFTQWLPGADRGKAMAVFLSGSAIASVISGPVSGALLNVNGLNLHGWQWMFLIEGFASIALCGFVWFWLQSHPSEAKWLSDEEKAALIGAIAEEQRAREATQTVKPSMFKLLADKQIALFCFIYFSIALTIYGATFWLPSMIKKMGNLGDFQVGLFNSIPWIISIIAMYGFAAMAGKWKYQQAWVALTLVIAAFGMFMSTTGGPIFAFVAICFAAIGFKAASALFWPIPQGYLDARIAAAVIALINSIGNLGGFVAPTAFGYLEQTTGSIEGGLYGLAITSLVAAVVIFFARTTPRGDKPSVLTGKPVEVPVPKTSVNRQALKSGPSGAAS; translated from the coding sequence GTGAACACAGTCCAAACACCGACGGACGCCACACCGCTTGCCCGGGCTGCTGCCAAGGTCAAGCGTCACGTATTGCCGCTGTTCGTCATCATGTTCATCGTCAACTACATCGACCGGGTGAACATTGGCTTCGTGCGCAGCCACATGGAAACCGACCTGGGCATTGGCGCTGCCGCCTACGGCTTGGGTGCCGGGCTGTTCTTCGTCGGTTACGCGATATTCGAAGTGCCTTCCAACATGTTGCTGCAACGCTACGGCGCTCGCGCCTGGCTGACGCGCATCATGTTCACCTGGGGCGCGGCGGCCATGGCCATGGCGTTCGTCCAGGGCGAGACCAGTTTCTATGTACTGCGCTTTATTCTCGGCGCAGCGGAAGCGGGCTTCTTCCCCGGCATCATTTATTACTTCACTCAATGGCTGCCAGGTGCAGATCGCGGCAAAGCCATGGCCGTCTTTCTCAGCGGCTCAGCCATTGCGTCAGTAATTTCCGGCCCGGTGTCAGGCGCGCTGCTCAACGTCAACGGGTTGAACCTGCATGGCTGGCAGTGGATGTTCCTCATCGAAGGCTTCGCTTCAATCGCCCTCTGCGGATTTGTCTGGTTCTGGTTGCAGTCACATCCCAGCGAAGCGAAATGGCTCAGCGACGAAGAGAAGGCCGCGCTGATTGGCGCCATCGCCGAGGAACAGCGGGCTCGTGAAGCGACTCAGACCGTCAAGCCGTCGATGTTCAAGTTGCTCGCCGACAAACAGATCGCGCTGTTCTGCTTCATCTATTTCTCCATCGCCCTGACCATCTATGGCGCCACGTTCTGGCTGCCGAGCATGATCAAGAAAATGGGCAATCTGGGCGACTTCCAGGTGGGCCTGTTCAACTCGATCCCGTGGATCATCTCAATCATCGCGATGTACGGCTTCGCCGCCATGGCTGGCAAATGGAAATACCAGCAAGCCTGGGTCGCCTTGACGCTGGTGATCGCTGCGTTCGGCATGTTCATGTCCACCACCGGCGGTCCGATCTTCGCCTTCGTTGCAATCTGTTTCGCCGCCATCGGCTTCAAAGCGGCATCGGCACTGTTCTGGCCGATCCCTCAGGGTTATCTGGATGCGCGGATTGCTGCAGCCGTGATCGCCTTGATCAACTCGATCGGCAACCTCGGCGGCTTTGTTGCACCAACGGCATTCGGCTACCTGGAACAGACCACCGGCTCCATCGAAGGCGGCTTGTACGGCCTGGCAATCACCTCGCTGGTCGCCGCCGTGGTGATCTTCTTTGCCCGCACGACGCCCCGTGGCGACAAGCCCAGCGTGTTGACCGGCAAGCCCGTTGAAGTCCCCGTTCCGAAAACCTCCGTAAATCGCCAAGCCTTGAAATCTGGCCCATCGGGAGCAGCCTCTTGA
- a CDS encoding LysR substrate-binding domain-containing protein, whose amino-acid sequence MFELAQLRCFTTVATELNFRRAAERLNMTQPPLSRQIQLLEHHLGVALFTRSTRSVALTAAGRAFFIEAQNLLERAQQAAAAAKRFAEGDIGSVTISFVGSAVYEFLPKVIAEARLKQPHVKISLEEMNTYQQHEAMRARRIDLGIVRSPLLQPGFATECLVREPFLLAVPSTHRLATSATVAVTDLDGEPFLMYSHAAYPPFNELLTGMFRSARVAPQYVQWLGSSLTILALVNAGMGLALVPRCAANVVFKGVTFREIDLGEGVQSELHLIWRSDNDNPAFTMLLDAIRGAVNAGGTA is encoded by the coding sequence ATGTTCGAGCTTGCCCAGTTACGCTGTTTCACCACCGTGGCCACGGAACTCAATTTTCGCCGCGCCGCTGAACGGCTGAACATGACTCAGCCACCCTTGAGTCGACAGATTCAATTGTTGGAGCATCACTTGGGCGTCGCGCTGTTTACCCGCAGCACGCGCAGCGTGGCGCTGACCGCCGCCGGTCGGGCCTTTTTCATTGAGGCGCAAAATCTGCTGGAGCGTGCACAACAAGCGGCGGCAGCGGCCAAACGTTTCGCGGAAGGCGACATCGGTTCGGTGACCATTAGTTTCGTGGGCAGCGCGGTGTATGAATTCCTGCCCAAGGTGATCGCCGAGGCGCGACTCAAGCAGCCCCACGTGAAAATCTCCCTGGAGGAGATGAACACCTATCAACAGCACGAAGCCATGCGCGCGCGACGCATCGATCTGGGCATCGTTCGCTCACCGTTGCTGCAACCGGGTTTCGCCACCGAGTGCCTGGTGCGCGAACCGTTCCTGCTCGCCGTGCCCAGCACCCATCGTCTGGCGACATCAGCGACGGTTGCGGTGACCGATCTGGATGGCGAACCGTTTCTGATGTATTCCCACGCGGCTTATCCGCCGTTCAACGAGCTGCTGACCGGCATGTTCCGTTCGGCGCGGGTGGCGCCGCAGTATGTGCAGTGGCTGGGTTCGTCATTGACGATTCTGGCGCTGGTCAACGCCGGCATGGGCCTGGCCCTGGTACCGCGCTGCGCCGCCAACGTGGTGTTCAAGGGCGTGACCTTTCGCGAGATCGATCTGGGGGAGGGCGTGCAAAGCGAGCTGCATTTGATCTGGCGCTCTGACAACGACAACCCGGCGTTCACCATGCTGCTCGATGCAATTCGCGGCGCAGTGAACGCGGGCGGGACTGCCTAG
- a CDS encoding DUF6434 domain-containing protein, which translates to MTFNWHSDPITRTTEIDKHYKNTQNVRRFLTEQCGDDFKFDRPFMAWINDGRAKNMGDVADEWQRRRSSNA; encoded by the coding sequence ATGACCTTCAACTGGCACAGCGACCCCATCACCCGCACCACCGAAATCGACAAGCACTACAAGAATACCCAGAACGTGCGCCGGTTTCTGACGGAGCAGTGTGGCGATGACTTCAAGTTCGACCGGCCTTTCATGGCCTGGATCAACGATGGCCGCGCGAAGAACATGGGTGATGTGGCGGATGAGTGGCAGCGTCGGCGGTCAAGCAACGCCTAG